The following coding sequences are from one Vicugna pacos chromosome 11, VicPac4, whole genome shotgun sequence window:
- the ZNF25 gene encoding zinc finger protein 25 isoform X1 yields the protein MNKFRGPVTFKDITVEFTREEWQLLDAAQRTLYREVMQENYRHLISVGYRVNRPNAVFKLKQGKEPWILEVEFPHRNYPEDLWNIHDQGPRNQESQAENTRNGELTKHQKTDTTEKAYKCNECEKSFCQKSALIVHQHTHSKDKPSECGKSAPRNGDLTRQQKTQTREKTYECKECKKTFYHLSSLSRHLRTHAGEKPYECNQCEKSFYQKPHLMEHQKTHTGEKPYECTECGKFFYVKAYLMVHQKTHTGEKPYECKECRKSFSQKSHLTVHQRTHTGEKPYKCKECGKFFSRNSHLKTHQRTHTGEKPYECKECGKCFYQKSALTVHHRTHTGEKPFECSKCGKNFYYKSDLTKHQRKHTGEKPYECSECGKSFSVNSVLRLHQRTHTGEKPYECKDCGKSFSQKSHFIIHQRKHTGEKPYECQECRKTFIQKSKLTAHQKTHTEGES from the exons GGGCCAGTGACATTCAAGGATATTACTGTGGAATTCACCCGGGAGGAATGGCAGCTGCTGGATGCTGCTCAGAGGACCCTGTACAGGGAAGTGATGCAGGAGAACTACCGCCACCTCATCTCAGTGG GTTATCGTGTGAATAGGCCAAATGCAGTCTTCAAGTTGAAGCAAGGAAAAGAGCCATGGATATTAGAAGTAGAATTTCCACATCGGAACTACCCTG AAGACCTATGGAATATTCATGATCAAGGACCAAGAAATCAGGAAAGCCAAGCTGAAAATACAAG GAATGGAGAACTCACAAAACATCAGAAAACTGATACCACAGAGAAAGCctataaatgtaatgaatgtgaAAAGTCCTTCTGCCAGAAGTCTGCTCTCATAGTACATCAGCACACTCACTCAAAGGACAAACCCAGCGAATGTGGCAAATCTGCCCCTAGGAATGGAGACCTCACGAGGCAACAGAAAACTCAAACCAGAGAGAAAACCTATGAGTGTAAAGAATGTAAGAAAACTTTCTACCACCTGTCATCTCTCAGTAGACATCTGAGAACCCATGCAGGGGAGAAACCGTATGAATGTAATCAGTGCGAGAAGTCCTTCTACCAGAAGCCACACCTCATGGAACatcagaaaacacacacaggagagaaaccctatgaatgtactGAATGTGGGAAGTTCTTCTATGTTAAGGCATACCTCATGGTGCatcagaaaacacacacaggggagaaaccctatgaatgtaaggaatgtAGGAAATCCTTTTCCCAGAAGTCACACCTCACAGTACATCAGAGAACACATACAGGGGAGAAACCCTATAAATGTAAGGAGTGTGGGAAATTCTTCTCTAGAAATTCTCACCTCAAAACTCATCAGAGAACCCACACGGGAgaaaaaccctatgaatgtaaggaatgtgggaaatGCTTCTATCAGAAGTCAGCCCTAACAGTACATCACCGAACTCACACAGGGGAGAAACCCTTTGAATGTAGCAAATGTGGAAAAAACTTCTACTATAAATCAGACCTCACTAAACATCAGAGGAAGCACACAGGGGAGAAGCCCTATGAATGTAGCGAATGTGGGAAATCTTTCTCTGTGAATTCAGTCCTCAGATTACATCAGAGgactcacacaggagagaaaccctacGAATGTAAGGACTGTGGGAAATCCTTCTCTCAGAAGTCACATTTTATCATACATCAGAGaaaacacacaggagagaaaccctacGAATGTCAGGAGTGCAGGAAAACTTTTATCCAGAAATCAAAACTCACTGCACATCAGAAGACACACACAGAAGGGGAAAGCTAA
- the ZNF25 gene encoding zinc finger protein 25 isoform X2: protein MQENYRHLISVGYRVNRPNAVFKLKQGKEPWILEVEFPHRNYPEDLWNIHDQGPRNQESQAENTRNGELTKHQKTDTTEKAYKCNECEKSFCQKSALIVHQHTHSKDKPSECGKSAPRNGDLTRQQKTQTREKTYECKECKKTFYHLSSLSRHLRTHAGEKPYECNQCEKSFYQKPHLMEHQKTHTGEKPYECTECGKFFYVKAYLMVHQKTHTGEKPYECKECRKSFSQKSHLTVHQRTHTGEKPYKCKECGKFFSRNSHLKTHQRTHTGEKPYECKECGKCFYQKSALTVHHRTHTGEKPFECSKCGKNFYYKSDLTKHQRKHTGEKPYECSECGKSFSVNSVLRLHQRTHTGEKPYECKDCGKSFSQKSHFIIHQRKHTGEKPYECQECRKTFIQKSKLTAHQKTHTEGES from the exons ATGCAGGAGAACTACCGCCACCTCATCTCAGTGG GTTATCGTGTGAATAGGCCAAATGCAGTCTTCAAGTTGAAGCAAGGAAAAGAGCCATGGATATTAGAAGTAGAATTTCCACATCGGAACTACCCTG AAGACCTATGGAATATTCATGATCAAGGACCAAGAAATCAGGAAAGCCAAGCTGAAAATACAAG GAATGGAGAACTCACAAAACATCAGAAAACTGATACCACAGAGAAAGCctataaatgtaatgaatgtgaAAAGTCCTTCTGCCAGAAGTCTGCTCTCATAGTACATCAGCACACTCACTCAAAGGACAAACCCAGCGAATGTGGCAAATCTGCCCCTAGGAATGGAGACCTCACGAGGCAACAGAAAACTCAAACCAGAGAGAAAACCTATGAGTGTAAAGAATGTAAGAAAACTTTCTACCACCTGTCATCTCTCAGTAGACATCTGAGAACCCATGCAGGGGAGAAACCGTATGAATGTAATCAGTGCGAGAAGTCCTTCTACCAGAAGCCACACCTCATGGAACatcagaaaacacacacaggagagaaaccctatgaatgtactGAATGTGGGAAGTTCTTCTATGTTAAGGCATACCTCATGGTGCatcagaaaacacacacaggggagaaaccctatgaatgtaaggaatgtAGGAAATCCTTTTCCCAGAAGTCACACCTCACAGTACATCAGAGAACACATACAGGGGAGAAACCCTATAAATGTAAGGAGTGTGGGAAATTCTTCTCTAGAAATTCTCACCTCAAAACTCATCAGAGAACCCACACGGGAgaaaaaccctatgaatgtaaggaatgtgggaaatGCTTCTATCAGAAGTCAGCCCTAACAGTACATCACCGAACTCACACAGGGGAGAAACCCTTTGAATGTAGCAAATGTGGAAAAAACTTCTACTATAAATCAGACCTCACTAAACATCAGAGGAAGCACACAGGGGAGAAGCCCTATGAATGTAGCGAATGTGGGAAATCTTTCTCTGTGAATTCAGTCCTCAGATTACATCAGAGgactcacacaggagagaaaccctacGAATGTAAGGACTGTGGGAAATCCTTCTCTCAGAAGTCACATTTTATCATACATCAGAGaaaacacacaggagagaaaccctacGAATGTCAGGAGTGCAGGAAAACTTTTATCCAGAAATCAAAACTCACTGCACATCAGAAGACACACACAGAAGGGGAAAGCTAA